In Limnohabitans sp. INBF002, one genomic interval encodes:
- a CDS encoding polymer-forming cytoskeletal protein, translating to MFEKLKDKSLSPSQERFDTIIGRTTQIYGRLVLLDSVRIDGKVVGNIETTKDNKVTVAIGKTGEVSGDITAHRVMVAGKVEGNIYAAERVEFHKDSIVQGDISYGSIAVEHGARLLGLVIQNPISSAAANSSTDAKNVIKKAQESSS from the coding sequence ATGTTTGAAAAACTCAAAGACAAATCGTTGTCGCCTTCGCAAGAGCGCTTTGACACCATCATTGGCCGGACGACCCAAATTTATGGTCGTTTGGTGCTGCTTGACAGCGTGCGCATTGATGGCAAAGTGGTAGGCAATATCGAAACCACCAAAGACAACAAAGTCACGGTGGCGATTGGCAAGACAGGTGAAGTGTCTGGCGACATCACGGCTCATCGCGTGATGGTGGCGGGCAAAGTCGAAGGCAATATTTATGCGGCCGAACGTGTGGAGTTTCACAAAGACTCCATCGTGCAGGGCGACATTTCGTATGGCTCGATTGCGGTCGAGCACGGCGCGCGCTTGTTGGGCTTGGTCATCCAAAACCCCATCAGTTCTGCCGCTGCCAACAGCAGCACGGATGCCAAGAACGTGATCAAAAAAGCGCAAGAGAGCAGCAGCTGA